A genomic stretch from Caulobacter sp. FWC2 includes:
- the dprA gene encoding DNA-processing protein DprA, whose product MIPGRLSDIQRFAWLRLARTETVGPVAFEHLIDRYGTPERALSALPDLSRRGGRAVPLSLPPREAVERELEAGAKLGARLICGCEPDFPPRLAALDPPPPVIWTLGRAELLSEPSIAIVGARIASAAGQRFARQLATDLGTAGYVVVSGMARGIDGAAHEGSLSTGAVAVLGGGVGDVYPPEHDKLHARLAAEGCVVSESAPDRRAQAKDFPRRNRIISGLSLGVVVVEAELKSGSLITARLAAEQGRDVFAVPGSPLDPRSKGTNDLIRQGAILCEGAEDVLRSLSGQIHLRERERGYEAQPDMDIDHDVLREHVAALLSPTPVSRNDLVRAAAAPASAVMAALVELSLAGRAELLDGGLVAGV is encoded by the coding sequence GTGATTCCAGGCCGGCTCTCGGACATCCAGCGCTTCGCCTGGCTGCGCCTGGCGCGCACCGAGACCGTCGGCCCCGTCGCCTTCGAGCACCTGATCGACCGCTACGGCACGCCCGAGCGAGCGCTATCCGCCCTCCCCGACCTGTCCCGACGCGGCGGCCGCGCCGTACCGCTGTCCCTGCCGCCGCGCGAGGCGGTCGAGCGCGAGCTTGAGGCCGGCGCGAAACTGGGCGCGCGGCTGATCTGCGGCTGCGAGCCCGACTTCCCGCCGCGCCTGGCGGCCCTCGATCCGCCACCGCCGGTGATCTGGACCCTGGGCCGCGCCGAGCTGCTGTCGGAGCCGTCCATCGCCATCGTCGGGGCCCGGATCGCCTCGGCCGCCGGCCAGCGCTTCGCCCGCCAGCTGGCCACGGACCTGGGGACCGCCGGCTATGTCGTGGTCTCGGGCATGGCGCGCGGCATCGACGGCGCGGCGCATGAGGGCTCGCTATCCACCGGCGCCGTGGCCGTGCTGGGCGGCGGGGTCGGCGACGTCTATCCGCCCGAGCACGACAAGCTGCACGCACGCCTCGCCGCCGAAGGCTGCGTCGTCTCCGAGAGCGCCCCCGACCGCCGCGCCCAGGCCAAGGACTTCCCGCGCCGCAACCGCATCATCTCGGGCCTGTCCCTGGGGGTCGTCGTGGTCGAGGCCGAGCTGAAATCCGGCTCGCTGATCACCGCCCGCCTGGCCGCCGAGCAGGGCCGCGACGTCTTCGCCGTGCCAGGGTCGCCGCTGGACCCGCGCTCGAAGGGCACGAACGACCTGATCCGCCAGGGCGCGATCCTGTGCGAGGGCGCCGAGGACGTGCTGCGCTCGCTGTCGGGCCAGATCCACCTGCGCGAACGCGAGCGCGGCTACGAGGCTCAGCCGGACATGGACATCGACCACGACGTCTTGCGTGAGCACGTCGCCGCCCTGCTCTCGCCGACGCCGGTATCGCGCAACGACCTGGTCCGCGCCGCCGCCGCGCCCGCCTCGGCGGTGATGGCGGCGCTGGTGGAACTGAGTCTGGCGGGGAGGGCCGAGTTGCTGGACGGCGGACTGGTGGCTGGTGTGTAA